Proteins encoded together in one Bacteroides zoogleoformans window:
- a CDS encoding DUF1896 domain-containing protein, giving the protein MNNKKKNEGQTDFSYYGLYLLDYLRTNRFEQASDDAFIRERADRAAETYERARLEGYPPEGAQELAMDTLLRGLRYSKYAILREVVENEFADEVPGKKREAFIRKLLPPVGNVFSAYDLSDDNFALSPEYDLLYTELTGAAVLYIGEYGV; this is encoded by the coding sequence ATGAACAACAAGAAGAAAAACGAGGGTCAGACCGACTTTTCCTATTACGGTCTGTACCTGCTGGACTACCTCCGCACGAACAGGTTTGAACAGGCTTCCGACGATGCCTTCATCCGGGAGCGTGCCGACCGTGCCGCCGAAACGTATGAGCGTGCGCGGCTCGAAGGCTATCCGCCCGAAGGGGCGCAGGAGTTGGCGATGGACACGCTCCTGCGGGGGCTTCGCTATTCCAAGTACGCCATCCTCCGCGAAGTCGTGGAAAACGAGTTTGCCGACGAAGTGCCGGGAAAGAAACGCGAAGCCTTCATCCGAAAGTTGCTGCCGCCGGTCGGCAACGTATTCTCCGCCTATGACCTTTCGGACGACAATTTCGCCCTGTCGCCCGAATACGACCTGCTCTACACGGAGCTGACGGGAGCCGCCGTCCTTTATATCGGGGAATATGGCGTTTAA